The following coding sequences lie in one Zingiber officinale cultivar Zhangliang chromosome 2B, Zo_v1.1, whole genome shotgun sequence genomic window:
- the LOC122049708 gene encoding pterocarpan synthase 1-like has product MAYYCSFKPSLLLLLFFIATSQAKDDSITHLHFFLHENDNRPNATAITVVNSTTSDPGGFGSIGIFDDEIREGSSVDSKLIGRAQGMAPEVSLSEMAWLVLIDFVFTDGEYNGSSLMVVGRATIGRPVERSIIGGTGKFRMARGYTINKLLSSAPAGRFIAEYDAYIVH; this is encoded by the coding sequence ATGGCTTATTATTGTTCATTCAagccttctctccttcttctccttttcttcatcGCAACCTCTCAGGCGAAAGACGACTCTATCACCCACCTCCATTTCTTCCTCCACGAGAACGATAACAGACCCAACGCCACCGCTATCACCGTAGTCAACTCCACCACCAGCGACCCCGGCGGCTTCGGCAGCATCGGGATCTTCGACGATGAAATACGAGAAGGCTCGAGCGTTGACTCGAAGCTCATTGGACGGGCCCAAGGCATGGCTCCCGAGGTGTCACTTAGCGAGATGGCTTGGCTCGTACTGATCGACTTCGTCTTCACGGACGGAGAGTATAACGGTAGCTCGCTCATGGTTGTGGGCCGGGCTACGATCGGGAGACCCGTCGAGCGCAGCATCATCGGCGGCACCGGAAAATTTCGAATGGCTAGGGGCTACACCATTAATAAATTGCTAAGTAGTGCTCCGGCAGGACGCTTTATCGCCGAGTACGATGCTTATATCGTTCATTAA